TTTATGTCAGAAGGACAAAGTggtcattttgataaagaagatatcatattccACTCCAAtctattgaaaaaaatattaaataatattcatatataaaagaaaaaaaatataaataaacatatGTCACCAATATTATTttacatgtgtatctacttgccatttcttgagtatGGTTACAAtggttattattatattttaatttttaaaacatcattttgaccttaaattttaaaattaggtaaaataaatgtttacatctattttttgtttttagttatcaaataaagtaaaaaattgaaagaacttactaaaaaaaaaattaacctaatagtCAATACAGAATAAATCGACTTTTTAACAATTACTActagaatttgtagaaaaatttaatttgtaatccatATATTGAGAAAAttacttaaaaaaattaaatagtcaattgTAATGTATGGATTTCTCTATTTGTGATGCATTTGTGGATGTATATTGAAAAGTAGAACCAAAAATTTTTCACCTTAAAAATTACATGTTAattttcttatagttataaatgaaagtaaaatcaagctataaaaaaAAGGAACAAAATCTTTTTAAAGACTAAGGAATATATTTTGGTTtgtataaaaattaatattttagaatttgtttatttaaatataaaaataataaacattacttagtATTTTGAATGCAAAGATTATACGTTATTTGTACggaataagtatttaaaattaggactatttagtacttattatgtAATATTTACTAATACTGATTATATTATTCACTGTCATCCGTAGGAAAGGTTGTTGTAACTTTATTTTTCTTTATGTTTTGTGTAGAGAGATCattcaaattaagtctatcaattgTCACGTGATAGAGAAATGAAAATTGAACCtgtgaggatattggatggcattaTGGTACTGCGGTGGACGGACATAATAGACAGTTATGATGTGTAAGTTATGTAGGAAGAATAAATCTTCAAAGGGGGCATTAACACGCTTTGAACTGAAACAACACGTGGcaataaaaagggtcaagtagatgatgctcaaatgtgaccaccaagtaagaagagaaacaaatgatgaaacatctaaaCGTATGCTGGAAGAAAAGAGCTAAACAAAAATGGTACGAAGCAAGCAacagcccaaattagaggagattttttGAGAATTGGAGTGATgaaagaagacttggaagaagaaagtatgaatTTGCTCGACAAGAAGCTTACGAtacaacaacaatgggaagagaggaCAAGATTTGACGCAGAACAGGAGAAGGAAGGAGAATACGATCACAACAACAATAAGAAGAGAGCAAAgttcgagcaagaacaactggaaggggtaatatttatgaagagggaggtggctctgctTGGTGGTGcttaccagtggtttcaatagagcaggagtgATCTTAAGTGGCGAGAAGCTGGAGGGTCAGTGGATGACAAGGATCAattgatgcccctgaagctagactaaagaaaggtcctattttagaaagaaagCAAGTAAGAGTgcgaaaaaccaaaaatcaacacaaagTTATGAAAGGTAAGAAGTAAATTTGGAAAAGCGAGCGGTTGGGGttggaaaaatttatttttaaatcggATTCCAGCAAAGCCAGCTTGACTTCCATTTATGCAACCTAGCTTGATATtgtgcagaggttggaaagggggtgaagggccATCACCTATGAGATAATCTGAAATTATTTGGAGTAAgcgtatcaagaaatgaaaaattatataacttCTTTGCTGGAATTGGGAAGGAGAGAGGGGTATGCTTGTTTGCAAAAAACTTAGTGTGtgtggttggtcaggaccaaacAACTAGAAAaccacattataaactttttagttgaTTGTGATACAGGACACGTTGTTTCATAAATCAATTGAggcctctgatgtgccaagcagaacagctgaagATTAtttaggtaattttttaattttaattgtaagcaaatagtattatggacttgcatgttttaatAAATAGtataattattgaatctataatttcatttcagatttaAGATTAAGGACGAGGGTGGTTTCTTTTGAAGAAATTGGGAGAGGAGAATGTTGGTCCAAGTaggactgataatgaagctgcccAATAAGGTAGGAGGAAACTTataatgcagaagaggcccaatctcaTTGGACAGATGTGcaagctcattgcatagaccttattcttgaagagaATTGGTAGAAAAGAACGtgagaaggtcttagaagatgcaagaagaACAATAACTCATTTATTGACAACCACCACATGGGCACGTGAATTTCAGAAGAAATTCAAAAGGAATAGAGAGTTACTTTCCCCTGCCATCACCGGATTGCCACCCAAATTTCATTGTTGTGGAGACTAGTGTCAGGATATAAACAAggcactaagggaaatgttttACATTGATGCTTGGACAAAtcaaggtttggaatggcaaaatcaggcccagaatattatcttaggcaaagaatttttggcaaaaggcctctgagATAATTAAAGTGCAAAAAATCCTTGGTGAAAAAGTTCTAAATGgtttgatggtgatgaaaaaccaaccatgcggctcatatacgaggcaattgagaGGGCGAAgattggccattcaaaaagatgcGGTTTTACAAAGACATCGAAAAATTATGACAATGGTGGAGTTTAgtttttcagttgcaccaagatttgcacgtgCTGGTAaggtaaatcaaatacaatttcttattattttaacttctACATTATGCCAAGTCGCATAGGAAAagattgattaatatgtttctaaaattaattgtagggtattttttgaacccacaagtTCTTTATGGTggcccaccctctcctgaagtgtTTAGGAAGTCATGGATGGAGGTCTATTAAAAAAGTGATAATCAATTTGGTACCCGATATCGATACTCAAATTCGggtattaatcaagtaagtattggtacaattaaattgaataatggaTTGTTCGTAGTATTCTGTAGtactttcaaaaataatattaaacatCTAATAATGTAATTATagttcacaatcatccttttttagttgttgctatatcgagatagacAGAAGACTgttggaaccccgttggctcaaaggaCAGTGATTGATgttgaaacaaacaaatcctggtaaatatggcgTATATAGCTcataaataatggaaaatgactCTATTTTCCTCTTGGGTTCAAACTTGACTTTTGAAAATACGCGATACGAACAtcaaactctttttaattattcatgcagctgaatggtggatgCAGTATGGCTGCTTTTTGTGCTTTGAgttccaaagaatagcaattagagtaATAGAGTTCTTAGTCAGACCACATCAgtttcgaactgtgagcgtaattggagcacctttcgCCTCTTCATACGAAAACAAGAATAGatttaaagtacatgagactacaaaaacttgttttcgtacattacaacatgaggttaaagttacagacgtacaatgagaagaagcaaCGAGAAATGAAGAGGGTTCACTCCATCAATCTTGGACTAATTTTCGAAGAAGAAAAGTGATCCTATAAGTCAATGgtgttagaggagagagagacaccactaccgATGGTCAGACAATTCAATTGgtaaatgaagaggttggtggtactcCAAGAAGAACGGAtcggtgatcaaccaccaataaacgcgcattGATGTCAAGGCAAGTCCTgaaacgtacacaaagtgatgacaatcttggtttgagcccaccaagtgatgatgctgatgggtaatagtggtgctggagctagGGTTGGGGGGGCGGGGTGGCCGAGTGGTGGTGGGCGATGGCAGGCCGGTGTAGCATTTGTAGATTAGACTTGTAGTTTGTAGACTTGTATTTGTgatgtagaatataattatggatgaTATAGGCACATattgaagggatatatatcctttgATCTTATGACACAGACAGACCTGAAAATTaggacttgggtattcctccagggggGAACCAAATCTTCACAACTCACGGAGAAGGAGGTGTCATGGTGACCCTTTTCTTTAGCGATTCTAATGAAGATTcctatggtgtggttcgtagttttggcgggGATGATGCTAACTAAGTTACGTCCAAGCAAATggattttcaaattttctttcgaGAAAGGTTCTCATCCGCCAGCGGGCATTGTTTATGCGGGTTTGGTGTGGTAGTGAGATGACAGCCGACGAAAAAATTGTTAGACCCTTTTATTAGTAAGGTATAGGTTGAGGAAATGTGGCACCTTGGACACCAATGCAAAGATCCCGGACACCAGAATGAAAGTTTCTTCTTGTAAGACAGGTGTGTTTGAAGATGTAGTGTCTTGGAGCATTTTATGTAAAAGCTTAATGATTAGTGTACCCCTCTACCAAGGCTTGGATTCGGATTGTTTGTTAGGCTTGTGCTAAAGATGCAAATTAAAAACTGGTCCATTATTTACATGGTATATGCTTCATAGAGTGAGGCACATAGTTTTCAATCGAGATCAATTGTGAATTGAAAATCCCTTATTTAATGAATTGAGAATTGAAAATCAGAAGGATTTGgcacaaatttccaaaatcaattccaaACCCACATGCATTctatacacaaaaaaaaaatggaatacattttgagattttaacaagaaaaaaaaaatcaagtcatTTATCTTTCTCTAACTAAAAAAAGAGGGAGGAAAGgcaaatagaaaaaaattaaaaagaacaaTAGAAACTTCAAAAGACTAATGAAAAACCAATCTCGATCTTGACGGCATAAAAATGTCAATACCACTTTTAGCCTACCAGTGGTTCTGCCCTTTCTGCTCAATGGTTAGAAGAAAAATACACTTTGACAAGAGTGAAGATCATCGATTTTGTGAGAGCAATGGCCAGGCTTGATGTTCTATTCATCCTTCTTTTCGAGATAGAACAAACATACAAACAAACCCCTTACACGCTTCAATCCCCTAGGGTGGGGACAATATGGAAGGAACATGTGTTTTTTAAAAAGAAAggtctcttcttcttctttgagatttttaaacCATTCGGATTCCACTCAATCTCCTAGGTTCAGGAATCATGGAGAATCATTCAAGTCAGATCGATTTTTGCTGCCTGAATTGAGCGATAGGAGTGATGGTGTTTAAAAATTCTATACTAAGATTTGACTGATTGTGGTGGTCGGAGGAAGGGGTAATGGGTGCGGAAGCAGACTAGGCTAAAAACTATGGTGAGTCATATGCCACATTTGGAATGCTGCAACGAATCGATTTACACGTTTGATGCATTTTTATTTGCCTTGTTTGGCAATTGTCTTGAAAACAGTCCACATTAAGCAAcggtcacggacccccaaaatagGAACTCAGGTGGTAAGGGTCATGTGCACTTGTGAGGGCTCTTGTAGACGGTCCAGCATAGTCACACGTTCAAGCCGGCAAGCACGAGCCCCAGATAAGTCTCAATACCAATGAGAGAAGAAACTAGGAAAGATAGGAATCACACGAGGCAAAAGGATTTATATACACGAATCATACTAAAGCAATAAGATATATCACAATCCAAGGGCAACCATAACACAATAATGAAAAGGGACTAGTATTTATCATATCAAGAGAAAACGATTAATAAACGTTAACACAAGCATCAAAATTCATTATAAATCCCTGGAGAATGCAATTAGAGGGAGTAGTAGTATCCTCTTCCATTTTTCCCCAAttcattgtcactccctaacatcctcccccactcatgtTATCGACGCATGTCGTGGTTGTTTGTAGAAGGTCTCTTCAACTTCTGATGTTGATGCTGGGGGTCATATCTACGGATTTATGAAATCTCAACTTCTGCATGATTTTGCTGGAGATTTTTCTGCCTTTTACAACTATGCTCTCTCTCCTAGACCCATCCATGAACCCAAATATTGTTGCTGTTGACAAGTTCTTTGTGACGGATCGTCTGGCAAGGATCTCTTGGACATCCTGTTATAGTTTGCCTTTTGGAAATCGTGATCTCCTTACTGTTGTCGGTGCCCGGGATCTTTTCATTAGGTGGAATGGCTTTAGTTGCTGACGTGAACAACACTGAGGATGGTCGTCTATGGATTTTCATCCACTCTAGTTTGTTCAGTTGAAAGATGCCATGTCCGACCTTTCGGAATCACCTTGATTGGCCCCTCGTAAAGTAGTGGCGTAAAAGTCTTTTATCTTTCACGAGAAGAAATCGAAATGTCTCTGGTGGCACTTTTACAAAAACCAGGATCTCCAGTTCAATTGTTGTGGTTGTTCGCCCTTGTCTCCCCTTCTTTATGGCGCTTTGAGGCTTTTCTCCAACTGAGCTCGAGTGACTTGACGTTTTGCACCAGTTCTTTTGAATTGCGTATGCTTTCAGGCAATTCCCTTGTATGACCATCAAGAGTGTACACGAGCTCGGCTGTGACTTGTCCAAATTCAGAAGGTTCTGTGAGTCGTAGAGGATTCATAGATTAAAACAAATTGTGCAGTGTCCAATAAGGAGAAAACTCAATTTTCTGATTTGAGTTTACAAAATGTCGGTAAGGTAATCTCCACTCCCATTAAAAACGCTTGCTTGACCATCTGTTTGAGGGTGTTAGTTGGTGGAAAAGATTAAGTTTGACCATCAAACGAAAAAGAGCACGCCTTTTCAAATCCCCTAGTGAATCTACATCCTTATAACTGATTAGACTCTCTCGAACAAACAATATTTCACTACATGTTTACAGAATAGCTGAGCCATTCTTCTCACTGAGCATGGACTTCGAAACTGGTTACAAAAATTTGCATCTTTTGAAAACCGATATCAAATAACACAAGAATCGTGAtcatactcctctacttttgCAATAGGAAATGAAGTCTTAAAGAGACACTCTCCCCTGGGCCTGCCAGGTACTAGCAAAGGGCTCCACAATCTTGAGGCGTCTTTCCTTAGAcatgtcttgttgacagatcaagcaaaGTTTGCTTAACAACTCATCGCATCTCTACATATTCGCCCCAATAGTCCTTCTGTGTAAGTCAATgcatgagttcttcgccatccgGGATGTCAGCCACAAGTATCATGACATCttagtaaattttttttcaagttccaaaaAACTCTAGGCACGTAGATTgtcctgcctttagtcattatcaacCCATCTTCTACCAGAATTGTCGTGGTCTTCCTATTCTATCCAGTTTGTTCAATTTGTCTGCGTCTTTGTATGCACTTTAAAGGTTCCTAATTAGTTCTTTCAAGGTGCGTAACGCCACCCTACAGTTTGATAAATAGATGGACTTATTAGTTGTAGTGTGGCCAATTCAGTTTTCTAATTAAAGTTCagccacttcattcgtcttcaCTCCTTGTATTCAAAATCAAACTTGAATTCCGCTAGAAGCTTCTCCTGCCACACGGGATGTTGAGGTGGTTAGTCCGGTTGTGACAAGAAGTGAGTAACTGCCGACATTATTTCTCTTTCACAATTTGGACCTCAAGAGATTAGTGCCTCACACTTGAAGACCATTTAACAGCTAGAAGATTTCTTCTCTTGCGTTATGTATAGTTCGTTTCGGGCACTCAtgtaattttctactttcaaaagcaactggaaTGACCTTCCTGAAGGGAACTCTCCCAATGCAAAGTGAGATATTTTTGCACTCAAAGGCTCTGTCACATCAGGACGGgttagcacaggatctcctacaatcttctttaaattcaacaaatgctgattgACAATCTTGACCACCCCCATGTTTTACCCTTTTTCTCCAATAAATCTGTTAAGGACACAATTCGTCTAGAGTATCCCTCTATAAGTTCTGATAGTAGTGGGCTTGAGTCCAAGAAGGATCGTTCTCTTAACGGTGTAGGCGCTCGTCATCATTGATGGTTTGTACTTTTGCGGACCATCCGTATCTAGCCTTCTTCAATGATATGTCACCCAAGATTTAATACGCTTTGAGTGAAAGAACACTTCTCCctttatacatattaaaaaatgttTTCTCGGAGAAGTTTTTGAAATACCTACTGAAGATGATCTTAATGTTTGTAAGGATGCCTGAATTACCCTATGTCATCAAGGGTAGACGACTACAAACCGATCAAAGGTAGTCCTAGAAAAACATGATATTTAAAGTAGGGGTGCAGGTGCATTCTGTACCAAAAAGCAGACAATGAATAAATGCTCCATACCGGATGACCACAAGTGGTCTCAGGTTCATATCCCTATGCAATGCACTTGGTGGTATCCCGATCTCAAAGGACGTTTAGGAAATTGGCTGTTGTTACTTAACTTGCGTCAAAAATATCATCAATCACGAAAATGGCTCTTGTGCACGAATGTAACCATATTAAGAGATCAATAATCTACGCACAATCGCAGACTTCCATTGTTCTCTAAAATAACCACTGGGCCTAAAAGATGCTTTTGATTTGGCCGGACGGATGAATCTTGTGCTATTAGATATttagttgccttctaagttcagctaattCAGGCGGGGCCATTCCGATAAGGGGCAGTGCTCGCGATTTGACCCCGGAAGGAAACAATCAATTCGTGAGTCTATCTTTCGTCGAGGGTAAAACCCAGGGAGCTTGTTCTGAGAATGGTTGGTTTTAAATAACGGTCGTTACGGTAGAGTAACAGACGAACGTAACGGAAAGGGAACTTGGAGGCCCAGAAATCGATACGAGACGATAATGCGGTTCAGAAAAAATCCCGCGCGTAACGGCCGATACCCCAACGGTTACGCGTCGTAACggtccgttacggaccgttacatggccgacaggAGGTTGCCAGACGCTGAAGGCTTTGGCTGCAGGAAGAAGGTTGCAGCGCTGCTTTCCCCTCTCCCCGGTCCCCACACTCATCTGCCATCAAAGGGTTAAAATGGACAAGGTTCACAAATGACTTGAAATTTTGTTGGGCGAAGCAATAAAGAAGGCTTCGAAAGCCTGAGAGTGGAGCACACCGAAGCAGATCTACCAATCTTCGCACTTCGCAGCCCTCCAGGACTCAGAAGTGCCAGACTTGCAGTTGCAGCCAACTTGGGCTAGTCCGGAAACAGGTCTGCAACAAGCTTTGCCGCCCCTGCGAGTCGCTGGATCGCCGTCGGCGCCTTCCCCGCCAGTCGTCGCGTCGCCACCAGCCAGTCTCTCCGATTTCAACCTCAggagcttggagtcatcgctgCTTGTGCTTCGCAGCCTTTCACTCCTTTGAGGCTCACTCCGAGTTCCCTCGATCCCTGCCTCTCTCGGTCTGACTCGAATACCAGCCCCAGCGTATGAGACACTCTAAAACTCAACACTCAAAACACCCCAAAACTTATcattatgttatttttttaaattatattttgttgtaaaataggtttgttaattgaattaaaaataataataatttaatagagtaaaaaattagaaatcattgataattatgtaaaataaaattttcttaatttataaatattttaattgtattatattttttgaaaaataattatgaaaattaattccatgacatagcaagcaattattaattgtatataattaatattttttaaggttagtaaataattaatatttaccaataataattgaagccttttttataataatatttgaatatccactactgcattcaccatctaaacaaagcattaaaataatgtatgtacacaagacatccatgtgatggcattttatattatctaggcttaattgagctctatttttcaccattcttaaagaattccaaggaatactctgcacaattattataatatttagtcttaggatttgccaaacttatagaaataaaattaattcatggcaccaattggctaacatactatttatgtcaGAAGGACAAAGTggtcattttgataaagaagatatcatattcactccaatctattgaaaaaatattaaataatattcatattataaaagaaaaaaaaattaaataacatttgtcacccattttatgttacatgtgtatctacttgccatttcttgagtagggtgaccctgtttattaatatattttaagttttaaaacatcattttgaccttaaatttaaaattaggtaaaataaatgtttacatctattttttgtttttagttatcaaataaagtaaaaattgataacttaataaaaaaaaaattaacctaatagtcaatacattaataaatctaatttttactaattactactagaatttgtagaaaaatttaattttaatccatatattgagaaaatacttaaaaaattaaatagtcaatttgtaatgtatggatttctctatttgtgatgctgtgatgtatatgaaagtagaacaaaaatatttttcacctttaaaattacaatgttaatttcttatagttataaatgaaaataaaatcaagctataaaaaataatgaaaatatctttttaaagactaaggaatatattttttttgtaataaaatatctaatattttataattttgtttatttaaatataaaaataataaacattacttattatttttaatcaaatattatactttatttttacgtaataagtatttaaaattaggactatttagtacttattatttaatatttactaaattactgattatattattcctgtcatcgtaggaaggttgtaactttgtattttctttatgttttgtgtagagatcatcaaattaagtctatcaatatgtcacgtgatagaggaaatgaaaacttacctagtgaggatattggatggcattttggtactgcggtggacggtaatagacatgttattatgtgtaagttatgtaggaagataatcaaagggggcattacacgcttgaaacaacacgtggcacataaaaagggtcaagtagctggatgctcaaatgtgaccacacaagtaagagaacaaatgatgaaacatctacaacagtatgctgagaagaaaagagataaacaaaaaaggtaAGAAGAAGCaaaagcccaaattagaggagattttgagaatttgagtgatgaagaagacttggaagaagaaagtatgagatttgctcgacaagaaagcatacgatcacaacaacaatgggaagagagacaaagatttcgagcaagaacaactggaaggaGACATACGATCACAACAACAATaagaagagagacaaagatttcgagcaagaacaactggaaggggtaatatttatgaagagggaggtggctctggcattggtggtgctaccagtggtttcaatagagcaggagcttgatcttatagtggtcgagaagctggaggtagtggatgacaatggatcaatcctgatgcccctgaagctagactaaaggcaatggatcctattttagaaagaagcaagagtgcgaaacaaccaaaaatcaacacaaagttactgaaaggtttaagaagtaaatttggaaaagcggttggaaaattcctaatttataatcggattccagcaaatgcagctgactctccatttatgcaacctatgcttgatattgttgcagaggttggaaagggggtgaagggtccatcaccctatgagatatctgaaatttatttggagtaagagtatcaagaaatgaaaaattatataacttcttttgctggaatttggaaggagagaggtgtaacacttatgtgtgatggttggtcaggaccaactagaaaacacattataaactttttagtttattgtgatacaggcaccgtgtttcataaatcaattgatgcctctgatgtgccaagcagaacagctgaatattatttcaggtaattttttaattttaattgtatatgcaaatagtattatggacttgcatgtttttaattaaatagtagtaattattgaatctataatttcatttcagattaatggacgaggtggttgaagaaattggagaggagaatgttgtccaagtagtgactgataatgaagctgcaatgaaggtaggaggaaaattattaatgcagaagaggcccaatctctattggacagcatgtgcagctcattgcatagaccttattcttgaagatattggtaagaaaagtaacgtgaagaaggtcttagaagatgcaagaacaataacctcatttatttacaaccacacatgggcagtgaatttcatgaagaaattcacaaagaatagagagttacttcgccctgccatcactcgatttgccacaaatttcattgttttggagactattgtcaggtataaacaagcactaagggaaatgtttacatctgatgcttggaaaaactcaaggtttggaatggcaaaatcaggcccagaatattatcttaggcaaagatttttggcaaaaggcctctgatataattaaagtgcaaaaatccttggtgaaagttcttaaattggttgatggtgatgaaaaaccaaccatgggcttcatatacgaggcaattgatagggcgaagttggccattcaaaaagattgccggttttacaaagactattgaaAAATTATTGACAACTGGTGGAgtttttcagttgcaccaagatttgcacgctgctggtaagtgtaaatcaaatacaatttcttattattttaacttctaaattatgcatagttgcattagaaaaatattgattaatatgtttctaaatttaattgtagggtattttttgaacccacaatttctttatggtgccccaccctctcctgaagttgttagagaagtcatggatggagttaaaaaagtgataatcaagttggtacccgatatagatactcaaattcgggctattaatcaagtaagtattggttccattaaattgaataatgaattgttctagtattctgtaatactttcaaaaataattattaatacatctaattaattaattatatttcacaatcatccttttttagttgttgctatatcgagatagacagaagacttttggaaccccgttggctcaaaggacagtgaaacaaacaaatcctggtaaatatggctatatagctaaataatggaaaatgactctattttctctctttgtgttcaaacttgacttttgaaatacgctatactaacataaaactctttttaattattcatgcagctgaatggtggattcattatggcttgtgtgctcttgagttccaaagaatagcaattagagttcttagtcAGACCACATCAgtttcgaactgtgagcgtaattggagcacctttagcctcattcatacgaaaacaagaaatagattaaagtacatgagactacaaaaacttgttttcgtacattacaacatgaggttaaagttaagacgtacaatgagaagaagccaacgagaaattgaagagggtttcaatcctatcaatttggactacattttcgaagaagatgatcctttaagtcaatggttagaggagagagagacaccactactcgatggtcaggacaattcaaattggttaaatgaagaggttggtggtactacagaaggaggtgatcaaccaccaataaacgcgcatgatgattcaagttcaagtcctgaa
This region of Malania oleifera isolate guangnan ecotype guangnan chromosome 10, ASM2987363v1, whole genome shotgun sequence genomic DNA includes:
- the LOC131165450 gene encoding uncharacterized protein LOC131165450 encodes the protein MVMKNQPWASYTRQLIGRSWPFKKIAGFTKTIEKLLTTGGVFQLHQDLHAAGYFLNPQFLYGAPPSPEVVREVMDGVKKVIIKLVPDIDTQIRAINQLLLYRDRQKTFGTPLAQRTVKQTNPAEWWIHYGLCALEFQRIAIRVLSQTTSVSNCERNWSTFSLIHTKTRNRLKYMRLQKLVFVHYNMRLKLRRTMRRSQREIEEGFNPINLDYIFEEDDPLSQWLEERETPLLDGQDNSNWLNEEVGGTTEGGDQPPINAHDDSSSSPERTQSDDNLGLSPPSDDDGNSGAGARVGGRVAVVVVEAAV